gtataaatagaaattctataaacgagtttcattattttaaaatgaaaaatcccTCTGGAAACCACTTTGTctgtttgaaaaattgaaatcgTAGGATTACTCTTGGTAGTGAGCTCTTCAAAATCAAACGATTAATTTCTCAATTTGATTAAGTTGATTTTCTGTACCTTTTCTAGGTTCAATATGTTATTCTTTCATATGTGGGCCTATCTTGTTTACATGTGTCTTTAGAGtcttctataatattttatgttgatCGATGGTTCTAATAGGATACCCTGATCatgtttgtgttatttttaGGGATAGATAGACCTTTTTGTACGTTCGAGTTTGTTTTAAGGTGTCTAGGTTGTTTGAGCAATTACCAAAGGTAAAGGAAGCTAATTGCAACtattataaattctaaatttgttCAATTGATTGAATGCATCTTTATAATTGTGATTGTATGACCAATAGTTATGTTTGATATTATCAGTATTTGATTTGGGAAATGTAAGATCAATTTTGCATAATTAGGATGTATAATGAATTTTGAGGTGTTTTGATGAATAATATTGTGAATGTGATGATTTGGACTGAGTTGAACAAATAGATATCAAATTGGCATATTTGTGTTATGTTTGAAGCATTGGAATGAAAATTGACAGGTTTGGATATGCATAATtgcataatttttctttttttctttttgcaattaTGTAAACTCACTATAGGAGAAGGGTTGTGTCATTGGGCAACGCCTAAGACGAAGAATCCTTGTCTTGGTGGTCGTTGGGCGAAAGTATTCTCGCTGAATGACTTCAAAGTTAGAGAGCTCACCAGCTTGGTTGTTGTTGAGGGTGTCTGGCCTTTGTTGGGAAAATTTTGGCATATAAATTACTAGGAGCTCCAGTGGTGGCCTCGATGGACGCGTGGATgatatatgaatgtatgaatgATAATATGAATGTTTGGAATATGATGAGATATAAACCCTAAAGATGATAGGATTTTCAAGGGAAACTCCTTATGAAGTATGTTTATTAAGGTGTGCAATAAAGTAGAGACTCAAAATAGGAAGTTATCTTGATACTTTACTAGTCATTCTCACTCATAAAGGAGGTGGACAAGGGGTTGAGAGTGGTAGGAAGTCCTAGTCAAAAGAACTTTTTGAAGCTCTAGTGACTTGTATAGAATTAACCTTGTGGATGAAGAGTATCTATCACAAGTGTAAAAACTTCCTTTTAGTCCAACATTAATGCATTTATCCAAATGATTGAGTCTAGAAAAGTCTAGTTTGATGTGACTTGTGTTTTAATACTATATGATTTTCTTAGCTTGTCATTGTTGCTTGTTTAATAGTTGTATGATAACCCTTTTGTATATTAgcttactttttattttgcgTGTTTCTTCTTGTGTTTGTTCTCTTCTATTGTAATGATCACTTTTGTGGGTGTAAACAGATGAAGAAGCAAGAGTTGAGCTACCTTTGGAGGGTGACGGTGGTGCAACTGAGTAGTATTAGACTTTCAgttcttttgtttataattcttTTGAAAGACTCATCTTATGTCGTTTGTTTATAGTTTCCTAACGTTGTAAACAAGtcttatatttgttttgaaCGTTTGAGACACTTGTAGTAGTATACTCTAGTTTTTGAATTAtctactttaatttattaattatgtacCATTACATTACATCATCTTTCCCTTAATCCAAACAACCTCACTTTCACCTCATTTTTTCCTTAAATTCACTCCCTTAAATCTATCTTTAAATCCAATATTATGTCTAACTCATTAGATCTTTTGAAATACACCTCATGcctaagtttttattaaaattaattagtgaAAAGAGacacttatttttaaaatgtatttagaaGTATAACAAACTAACCTCTATTaagcaaatataaataataatctatttttcgtaattattatttgttatcatatgtttaaaatgttgattttataagattattggaagttaaattttgtatcttgttatgtttttatttcaagaatagtttttaatgtaagaaaattaaaattaccaaTTGacctatttaaattaataatataataattcttatttcttttaaaagtcttataacaaattagaaaaaagagagacttatataacatataaacaaacttatacCTAATTTTCAACAAATATGAGACACAAACCCACTTATCTCCGTCCTAcctattttcagttttaattataAGACATTTAGTTTATgcctttattttctatttttatttttttaataaaaaattatcttcttttaaatatttaacaataaacctagaaataattatatatatatatatatatatatatatatatatatatatatatatatatatatatatatttcctcTTAATGTAAATAAACACTTCATTAGCAAtgtctaaattaattaaaagatagcATAAAATGTAGTGACAAAATATGATACGACTTTGTCttgttaaaaagtataaattattatttttatggatCCAGCTGTAGGTGTTTCAAGTTCAAAAAATTACTCCATTTTAGCTTCATAtaactattaataaataaaaagacaatATGCTGATTCATCATCCCATAAAAGGAAccaaaacagaagaaaaaaatagagacaGTTTAGTATGTTCTTGTCTTTATtccaaattaatttctttaatatgaTACACAGCTATGCTCAATccagataaaataattttttatcagtttttcagttctcaactttttttatctatattattcttttcttaactcttctctttttatttatatatatatatatatatatatatatatatatatatatatatattaaaaaatgatatttgaacaaCAAATTTTGACAATATTGTGATTAAGCTATGTgcgattatttttattttttaattttaattgattatatatttctttattaattgaCTTATAATTTctcaataattataatgaaatttttaatcaCAAACTTCATCCaactaattattaaaatctaaCACCAATATGACGTGGCattgatttatataatttgacaataaaaaaagtataacatatttaaatagaaataagaaacaaaaaggtCAACGCGTAATCAACACTTAGAATCCTAGTTTACATTTATAATCATCGTAAGACTGAATTTGAGGTAAGTAATTCAAGTATAATCAATACAAAATTATGCTTAATGTGAAAAGTTaaactcaaataaaatcaaataaataaaacttaaaaataaagaaactgcTATATAAGCCATTTGTTAAGAAATTAAAGAGCAGTAGTAcacttctaaaataatatattttttaataattgagtaattttcttaattagaaAAGCACATTATATCTAATCCACAACCAAAGAAACTGTTttctaaaacaaacaaaaaaaaaaaaaaatctaaaaaaaatcacccaaataaaatctatttttttaagatcatattttattttttaattccttattttatatttaaataaaatatcagtTATATGGGTTGATGACCCTGACTTTGATAGTGTATTGAAAGGGAGGAATCATGAAAGAATATATCATATCATATGATATCATATCATGTGTGTGTTACTGAAGCAAGTACTGAGGAATGATAACATTCACAACATCATCTCAAACAAATGGCAATTGTATCATAGGTTTGAGCTTATAGAAAGCATAGCTACAGAAAGCCAATATTCATCTTCGAATCAGTTTCGTTGCACAAACCTTGCAACAAAGTCTTCCAAACAACATGAAGTGAACTTCTGACCTTGACACAATGCAATTAGTATGCAACTTCtgaaaaatcaagtcaaaacTTCTTACTTCAACATacactttcaaaataaagacaacactatagaaattaaaatggaCCAACCTTACCTTCAGGCAAACTGCACACTCTAACCATCCCGTAGAGTNCCTGTGAAATGTCTCACAAAACGTTCCTTCTTGATAGAATATGCTACATTTTCAAGGTTCAAACCACTTATGTAAACAAATTATTCAGATTAATCAAATCCTAAATCATTTCAATACAGAAATTAACAATGTCTAAAACcctcaaataaaacaaatattttactaCTGCTACATACTATTACAANNNNNNNNNNNNNNNNNNNNNNNNNNNNNNNNNNNNNNNNNNNNNNNNNNNNNNNNNNNNNNNNNNNNNNNNNNNNNNNNNNNNNNNNNNNNNNNNNNNNNNNNNNNNNNNNNNNNNNNNNNNNNNNNNNNNNNNNNNNNNNNNNNNNNNNNNNNNNNNNNNNNNNNNNNNNNNNNNNNNNNNNNNNNNNNNNNNNNNNNNNNNNNNNNNNNNNNNNNNNNNNNNNNNNNNNNNNNNNNNNNNNNNNNNNNNNNNNNNNNNNNNNNNNNNNNNNNNNNNNNNNNNNNNNNNNNNNNNNNNNNNNNNNNNNNNNNNNNNNNNNNNNATGTACATGTATTGAAGAAACAAGtgcaagaaagaaagaaaaagagaagattatTATAAGTAATGAAAAAGAAGGTACCCGCATCGGTGGCAGAGCTGAGCTACATTACCATCACCAAGAGGCCACCCCGTAACCAAGGTTGTGATGTTGGAGTTGCACTGCATGCAGGTGGGATTGTTCACAGTAGAAGAagatgaggaggaggaggaggacaaagcagaagaagaagagaaggaggaaTAAGAGGATGAAGAACCCATTGAAGCTCTCAGCTAGAAACCCAAAGAGAATTGTGAGAAAAACAATAGGTATCAGAGTGTACCAAATGAAAAACAAGCGACCCATGCTGCAT
This DNA window, taken from Vigna radiata var. radiata cultivar VC1973A chromosome 5, Vradiata_ver6, whole genome shotgun sequence, encodes the following:
- the LOC111241714 gene encoding B3 domain-containing transcription repressor VAL1-like encodes the protein MGSSSSYSSFSSSSALSSSSSSSSSTVNNPTCMQCNSNITTLVTGWPLGDGNVAQLCHRCGIFYQEGTFCETFHRXSTGWLECAVCLKKLHTNCIVSRSEVHFMLFGRLCCKVCATKLIRR